From the Chloroflexus aurantiacus J-10-fl genome, one window contains:
- a CDS encoding sulfurtransferase TusA family protein, translated as MTTPNVTIDKEIDARGSHCPGPMMELIRGIKSVPLGSVVAVLSSDPGSAKDIPIWVQKAGHEFIGAFPEQGFTRFVVRKVR; from the coding sequence ATGACAACCCCAAACGTAACTATCGACAAAGAGATCGATGCCCGTGGTAGCCATTGCCCTGGGCCAATGATGGAACTGATCCGCGGTATCAAGAGTGTTCCCCTCGGTTCAGTGGTCGCCGTCCTATCGAGTGACCCTGGTTCAGCCAAGGATATTCCGATCTGGGTGCAGAAGGCCGGTCACGAGTTTATTGGTGCCTTCCCCGAACAAGGCTTCACCCGTTTTGTTGTGCGGAAAGTGCGTTGA
- a CDS encoding NAD(P)/FAD-dependent oxidoreductase yields MTTKQIVVLGGGVGGTLVANLLAGQLTRKQAQITLIDRTGKHVYQPGWLYVPFGGPPPERWERSERSLLRRSVDLIVGDAVRIEPNERYVEMADGTQIPFDYLIIATGARLEPSAVPGYTEGAHHFYSAEAALRLHAALREFNGGKIVIGVADIPYKCPPAPLEFTFMLEDELRKRGLREKTEITYLSPIGRVFTIESVAQFVTPMMEERGINYELFFNTEQIDPVERTISSLEGTTLPYDLLVLVPPHRGARIISESGLGDGQGWLPTNRETLQHKQFPYIYGLGDATDLPVSKSGAAAHFEAKVIAHRIIGEIKGKPSDERYQGQVMCFLETGYGQATQLVFDYNHPPQPPKPSAYYHYEKALLNRAYWHLVPTGIV; encoded by the coding sequence ATGACGACGAAACAAATTGTTGTGTTAGGTGGTGGCGTCGGCGGTACTCTGGTCGCGAATCTGTTGGCCGGACAGTTGACGCGCAAGCAGGCACAAATTACGTTGATTGATCGTACCGGTAAGCATGTGTACCAGCCAGGCTGGCTGTATGTCCCGTTCGGTGGCCCACCTCCAGAGCGATGGGAACGCAGTGAACGCTCACTGTTGCGACGCTCAGTAGACCTGATTGTCGGTGATGCTGTGCGTATCGAACCGAATGAGCGGTATGTCGAGATGGCAGATGGCACCCAAATACCGTTTGATTACCTGATTATCGCTACCGGTGCACGCCTTGAACCATCTGCTGTCCCTGGCTACACGGAAGGGGCGCACCATTTCTACAGCGCCGAAGCTGCGCTCCGTCTCCACGCCGCACTGCGTGAGTTTAACGGTGGAAAGATTGTGATCGGCGTGGCCGATATTCCTTACAAGTGTCCTCCCGCGCCACTGGAGTTCACGTTTATGCTTGAGGATGAACTGCGGAAACGTGGCCTGCGCGAGAAGACCGAGATTACCTATCTATCGCCGATTGGCCGGGTGTTCACTATTGAGAGCGTGGCCCAGTTTGTCACCCCGATGATGGAAGAACGGGGGATTAACTACGAACTCTTCTTCAACACCGAACAGATCGATCCGGTAGAGCGCACCATCTCATCACTCGAAGGAACAACGTTGCCTTACGATCTGCTGGTGCTGGTGCCACCGCATCGGGGCGCACGCATCATCAGCGAGTCGGGCCTGGGGGATGGCCAGGGCTGGTTGCCCACCAACCGTGAAACACTCCAGCACAAACAGTTTCCCTACATCTACGGCCTGGGTGATGCCACCGATCTGCCGGTCAGTAAGAGCGGCGCTGCTGCCCACTTCGAGGCCAAAGTCATCGCTCACCGGATTATCGGCGAGATTAAAGGTAAGCCGAGCGACGAACGGTATCAGGGCCAGGTGATGTGTTTTCTCGAAACCGGCTATGGGCAGGCGACGCAACTGGTCTTCGATTACAATCATCCGCCGCAACCACCCAAACCGAGTGCGTATTATCACTACGAAAAGGCTCTGCTCAATCGCGCCTACTGGCATTTAGTGCCAACCGGTATCGTGTGA
- a CDS encoding tyrosine phenol-lyase — MQEQDYPRTMGQQFGRRSWAEPWKIKMVEPLRVTSRAEREAALKAAGYNTFLLRSEDVYIDLLTDSGTNAMSDRQWAALMMGDEAYAGSRSFYRLEATVQQVYGYRHIIPTHQGRGAEHLISQVAIRRGQYVPGNMYFTTTRLHQELAGGIFVDVIIDEAHDPQSQYPFKGNVDLDKLQALIDKVGPQQIAYISLAGTVNMAGGQPVSMANVRALRALCDRYGLRIFLDSTRLVENAFFIKEREPGYAEQRIAAIVREFCSYTDGAWMSAKKDALVNIGGWLALNDDQLADEARNLVVVYEGLHTYGGMAGRDMEALAVGIEESLQEDYIRARIGQVRYLGELLLDWDIPIVVPIGGHAIFLDARRFYPHLPQDLFPAQTLAAELYLDSGVRAMERGIASAGRDPKTGQNYYPKLELTRLTIPRRVYTQAHMDVVAESVKAVYDQRHQARGLRMVYEPRYLRFFQARFEPVE; from the coding sequence ATGCAGGAACAAGACTACCCCCGTACAATGGGGCAACAATTCGGTCGGCGGTCGTGGGCCGAGCCGTGGAAGATCAAGATGGTTGAGCCGCTGCGCGTGACCAGCCGGGCCGAACGCGAGGCGGCGCTGAAGGCTGCCGGTTACAACACGTTTCTGCTGCGTTCTGAAGATGTCTATATCGATCTGCTTACCGATAGTGGTACCAATGCCATGAGCGACCGGCAATGGGCAGCCCTGATGATGGGCGACGAGGCATACGCCGGGAGCCGCAGTTTTTATCGCCTGGAAGCAACTGTCCAACAGGTGTATGGCTACCGCCACATTATTCCCACCCATCAGGGGCGGGGCGCCGAGCATCTGATCAGTCAGGTCGCTATCCGCCGTGGGCAGTATGTTCCCGGCAATATGTATTTCACAACCACCCGCCTGCACCAGGAGCTGGCCGGTGGCATCTTTGTTGATGTGATTATTGACGAAGCGCACGATCCCCAAAGCCAGTATCCGTTTAAAGGCAACGTCGATCTCGACAAACTACAGGCGCTGATTGATAAGGTTGGCCCGCAACAGATTGCCTATATCAGTCTGGCCGGTACCGTCAACATGGCTGGTGGGCAGCCGGTCAGTATGGCTAACGTCCGTGCCTTACGCGCATTATGTGATCGGTACGGGTTGCGCATCTTTCTCGATTCCACACGCTTGGTTGAGAATGCCTTTTTCATCAAAGAACGTGAACCCGGCTATGCCGAACAAAGAATCGCCGCGATTGTCCGCGAGTTTTGCAGTTACACCGATGGCGCATGGATGAGCGCAAAGAAGGACGCGCTGGTGAACATCGGTGGCTGGTTAGCGCTCAACGATGATCAACTCGCCGATGAAGCCCGCAATCTGGTGGTGGTGTACGAAGGGTTGCACACCTACGGCGGCATGGCCGGGCGTGATATGGAGGCGCTGGCGGTCGGGATTGAGGAGTCGCTGCAAGAGGATTACATCCGTGCCCGCATCGGTCAGGTGCGCTACCTCGGCGAACTGCTCCTCGACTGGGACATCCCCATCGTAGTTCCGATTGGCGGTCACGCGATCTTTCTGGATGCACGCCGGTTCTATCCGCACCTGCCGCAAGACCTCTTCCCTGCCCAGACCCTGGCCGCCGAGTTGTACCTCGATTCAGGGGTGCGGGCTATGGAACGCGGTATTGCCAGCGCCGGACGCGATCCCAAGACCGGGCAGAACTACTATCCCAAACTGGAATTAACCCGGCTGACCATCCCGCGCCGTGTTTATACTCAGGCCCACATGGATGTTGTGGCCGAGTCGGTGAAGGCAGTGTACGATCAACGTCATCAGGCCCGTGGCCTGCGGATGGTCTACGAACCACGGTACCTCCGCTTCTTCCAGGCCCGGTTTGAACCGGTGGAATGA
- a CDS encoding amidohydrolase family protein, whose amino-acid sequence MAYGLDVSALCRRGSVYDYNRLDPADLREFFTLGHTLGWDIGIHAIGDRAHHEAARAFADVLAAHPAEHRHNLIHGYFATDESLQHMARYGLAVVIQPTFIYYEGDDLFRDVGPDLAARYKPMRTYLDRGIRVIATSDVPSTVHFNPFIGLYSLVTRKTWKGTLIAPDQAVSREEALFAYTVAGSWLTREEHLKGPLAPGFLADMVVLDRDYFTCPVEEIKEIQVEMTILGGRVVYAREGMIGER is encoded by the coding sequence ATCGCATACGGCCTGGATGTTTCAGCCCTTTGTAGGCGAGGATCGGTCTACGATTACAACCGTCTCGATCCAGCAGACCTGCGCGAATTTTTTACCCTTGGGCATACGCTGGGCTGGGACATCGGCATTCATGCGATTGGCGACCGGGCACATCACGAGGCGGCCCGTGCGTTTGCTGATGTGCTGGCGGCGCATCCGGCAGAACATCGCCATAATCTCATTCACGGCTATTTTGCCACCGACGAGAGTCTGCAACACATGGCCCGTTATGGGTTGGCCGTGGTGATTCAGCCAACCTTCATCTACTATGAAGGCGATGATCTGTTCCGCGATGTTGGCCCTGATCTGGCTGCCCGCTACAAGCCGATGCGAACCTATCTTGATCGCGGGATTCGGGTGATTGCGACCAGCGATGTGCCGAGTACCGTTCACTTCAATCCGTTTATTGGGTTGTACAGTTTAGTCACCCGAAAGACCTGGAAGGGAACACTCATCGCACCGGATCAGGCGGTTAGTCGTGAAGAGGCGCTCTTTGCCTACACGGTAGCCGGTTCCTGGTTGACGCGCGAAGAGCATCTGAAAGGCCCGCTGGCGCCCGGTTTTCTGGCCGATATGGTGGTGCTGGATCGCGATTACTTCACCTGTCCGGTTGAAGAGATAAAAGAGATTCAGGTTGAGATGACGATCCTCGGTGGCCGCGTGGTGTATGCTCGTGAAGGGATGATTGGTGAGCGGTGA
- a CDS encoding ROK family protein — protein MTHAPLYGGIEAGGTKWVCAIGTGPDDIRAEVRFPTTTPAETLANAIAFFRAHEPEHLAAIGVGSFGPVDLNPASPSYGSITTTPKPGWAHTDVVRTLHQALGRPIGFDTDVNVALLGERQWGAARDCDVAVYITVGTGIGGGAVVGGKLVHGLIHPEMGHMRLVRDPARDPFPGICPYHSDCLEGLACGPALKARWQTPAEELPADHPAWELEADYLGQALANLLCILSPERIIIGGGVMSQPQMFPLVRAATQRWLNGYLQHPHILDHPDRLIVPPALGQRAGVLGAIALAMHTAGGV, from the coding sequence ATGACGCATGCCCCTCTCTACGGTGGGATTGAGGCCGGTGGAACCAAGTGGGTTTGTGCGATTGGCACCGGGCCGGATGATATTCGGGCTGAGGTGCGTTTTCCAACCACGACACCTGCCGAGACGCTGGCCAATGCCATCGCCTTTTTTCGTGCCCACGAACCGGAACACCTGGCGGCCATCGGCGTGGGTTCGTTTGGGCCGGTCGATCTCAATCCGGCCTCGCCGTCGTATGGCTCAATCACGACGACGCCGAAGCCGGGATGGGCGCACACTGATGTTGTGCGGACACTGCACCAGGCCCTTGGGCGACCGATAGGCTTCGATACTGATGTCAATGTGGCGCTCCTCGGCGAACGGCAATGGGGAGCAGCGCGTGACTGCGATGTGGCGGTGTACATCACAGTCGGTACCGGCATTGGCGGCGGGGCAGTGGTTGGTGGGAAGCTGGTACACGGCTTGATCCACCCGGAGATGGGGCATATGCGTCTGGTGCGTGATCCGGCGCGTGATCCCTTCCCCGGTATCTGTCCGTACCATAGCGATTGTCTGGAGGGGTTGGCTTGTGGGCCGGCGCTTAAGGCACGCTGGCAGACTCCGGCTGAGGAGCTGCCGGCTGACCATCCGGCGTGGGAACTCGAAGCTGATTATCTCGGTCAGGCGCTGGCAAATCTGCTCTGCATCCTTTCGCCGGAACGCATTATCATCGGCGGTGGGGTGATGAGTCAGCCGCAGATGTTTCCATTGGTGCGGGCTGCGACGCAGCGCTGGCTGAATGGTTATTTGCAGCATCCTCACATTCTCGATCACCCTGACAGGTTGATTGTGCCACCTGCACTGGGGCAACGGGCCGGCGTGTTGGGGGCAATTGCGCTGGCGATGCATACGGCAGGCGGGGTATAG
- the lysA gene encoding diaminopimelate decarboxylase → MTLASHVWPETVSVVDGRLWIGGCDTVALAEQFGTPLYLLDDLTLRGAMRAYRQAFATAYPGPSIVHYAGKALLNTALAQIVAQEGLGLDVVSATELLVAQRAGLPMDRVHLHGNAKSDQELERAIAWRVGAIVVDNLDELQRLCALTSHLTTPQGVLLRVAPAIEADTHAHIATGSATAKFGLPLEALDEAVAQTLAAPSLRWLGLHAHIGSQLFALEQVTATVEVLVALAARIRDRFGVAPVELSPGGGLGVPYTADQPATDIGRYAQVVSAALCAACERYRLPLPRLTVEPGRSIVARAGVALYRVVGRKGEHWVHIDGGMADNIRPALYGARYSAVLANKPASPPAMTVNVGGRYCESGDVLLRDIALPTVQPDDLLAVATAGAYTLSMSSTYNLVPRPALVLVADGQARLIQRRETEADVLARDLLLDR, encoded by the coding sequence ATGACACTGGCGTCGCATGTCTGGCCGGAGACGGTAAGTGTTGTTGATGGCCGTTTGTGGATTGGCGGCTGCGATACGGTTGCGCTGGCCGAACAGTTTGGAACTCCTCTGTATCTGCTTGATGATCTGACGCTGCGCGGTGCGATGCGTGCCTATCGGCAGGCATTTGCCACCGCCTACCCTGGCCCGTCAATCGTCCATTACGCCGGGAAGGCGCTGTTGAATACGGCGCTGGCCCAGATCGTGGCGCAAGAAGGACTGGGGTTGGATGTCGTTTCAGCAACCGAGTTGTTGGTGGCGCAGCGAGCGGGTCTACCGATGGATCGGGTTCACCTGCACGGGAATGCGAAGAGTGATCAGGAACTGGAGCGGGCGATTGCGTGGCGGGTTGGGGCGATTGTCGTTGATAACCTTGACGAATTGCAGCGACTCTGCGCGCTTACATCCCATCTCACCACGCCGCAGGGCGTCTTGTTGCGAGTGGCGCCCGCTATCGAAGCGGATACGCACGCGCATATCGCTACAGGGAGCGCCACGGCAAAATTCGGCCTGCCCCTGGAGGCGCTTGATGAGGCTGTCGCTCAAACCCTGGCCGCACCCAGCCTGCGCTGGTTGGGATTGCATGCGCATATCGGCTCGCAACTCTTTGCGCTTGAACAGGTGACGGCGACCGTTGAGGTGTTGGTGGCGCTGGCTGCGCGGATACGGGATCGCTTTGGTGTGGCGCCGGTTGAACTCAGTCCTGGCGGTGGTCTGGGTGTGCCGTACACTGCTGATCAGCCGGCAACCGATATTGGTCGTTATGCGCAGGTGGTGAGTGCGGCGTTGTGTGCAGCCTGTGAACGATACCGGTTACCGTTACCACGCTTGACCGTCGAACCAGGCCGTTCCATCGTTGCCCGGGCCGGTGTGGCTTTGTACCGCGTGGTAGGTCGTAAAGGCGAGCACTGGGTGCATATTGACGGTGGTATGGCCGACAATATTCGTCCGGCCCTTTACGGGGCGCGCTATAGTGCGGTGCTGGCCAATAAGCCGGCTTCGCCGCCAGCGATGACGGTTAATGTCGGTGGACGTTACTGCGAGTCGGGTGACGTGTTGTTACGCGATATTGCGCTGCCGACTGTGCAGCCGGATGATCTGCTGGCAGTGGCAACAGCGGGTGCCTACACGCTGAGTATGTCCAGTACCTATAACCTGGTACCGCGTCCGGCCCTCGTCCTGGTTGCCGATGGACAGGCACGTCTGATCCAGCGTCGGGAAACAGAAGCCGATGTGCTGGCCCGTGATCTGTTGCTGGATCGGTGA
- a CDS encoding HD domain-containing protein translates to MLTDTARQIMHEWIASDSLRKHCEAVAACMTHFATKQGADVDLWTAVGLLHDLDFERYPHMPEAGPATTAIAEALLRGEEVPAELPGHPFYGVAYLRSAGWSPEVLRAILSHADYSGIAPESPLERTLYAVDELSGFVTAVALVRPDKSIYSVEVSSVRKKMKDKAFAAKVSREGIVHGAEVIGMELDALIGEVIAALRAAAPRLGLAGNNA, encoded by the coding sequence ATGCTCACCGATACAGCTCGTCAGATTATGCATGAGTGGATCGCCTCGGATAGCCTGCGGAAGCATTGCGAGGCGGTTGCAGCCTGTATGACTCATTTTGCGACAAAGCAAGGGGCTGACGTCGATTTATGGACAGCGGTTGGGCTGCTTCATGATCTCGATTTCGAGCGCTACCCCCACATGCCGGAGGCCGGGCCGGCTACAACTGCGATTGCCGAGGCGCTGTTGCGGGGCGAAGAGGTACCTGCCGAACTGCCGGGGCACCCGTTCTACGGTGTTGCCTATCTACGCAGTGCCGGGTGGTCGCCTGAAGTCTTGCGCGCTATCCTCAGCCATGCCGATTATAGCGGGATCGCGCCTGAGTCGCCGCTGGAGCGCACGCTGTATGCGGTTGACGAGTTGAGTGGTTTTGTGACTGCGGTAGCATTAGTGCGCCCTGACAAGAGCATCTATAGCGTTGAAGTTTCGTCAGTGCGCAAAAAGATGAAAGATAAAGCCTTTGCTGCCAAAGTCAGCCGCGAAGGTATTGTGCATGGCGCTGAAGTCATTGGTATGGAGCTGGATGCGCTGATCGGCGAGGTGATTGCTGCACTGCGCGCAGCCGCGCCACGGCTGGGTCTGGCGGGGAATAACGCATGA
- a CDS encoding heavy metal translocating P-type ATPase: MAEREVILPITGMTCASCSARVEKALRKAPGVLAAEVNLAGEQALVRYDPGLVQPEALQAAVEQAGYGVVVDEITLAITGMTCASCSARVEKALRKLPGVLAAEVNLASEQALVRYVPGMVERTDLVAAVEQAGYGVILPSATDEAAEDVEARAREAEMTVRRRRLLVGVVFGLPLFVLSMARDFGLIAPWLIGEGAAMMATMRDAAMGEIMAMVAARDDLLNWLFLALATPVQFYSGRDFYRHAWRALRARTATMDTLIALGSSAAYFYSLAMLLSGAPGHVYFETAALIITLILVGKYLEARAKGQTSAAIKALIGLQPKTARVVRGGQEVDVPLTEVRVGEMIIVRPGEKIPVDGVIVSGESTIDESMLTGESLPVEKRSGDPVFGATINRSGSFQMRATRIGKDSALAQIIRLVQEAQGSKAPVQALVDRVSAVFVPIVIVIALITFLGWLWAGVGLTQALIFAVAVLVIACPCALGLATPTAIMVGTGTGASHGILIRNAEALERAASLHAVVFDKTGTITHGRPAVTDVVMVARPVLAQGTQSDGTGDQVLLQIAAAAESRSEHPLGVAIVKAAQERGLAVERPTRFQAVSGAGVEAEVGGQTVLVGTLRWLRERGVEIHALEAIVDQLQNEGKTAIAVAVDSEAWGVIALADTVKPTAAEAVAKLHQAGIEVALLTGDNQRTAAAIAAAVGIPATAVYAEVKPDEKAAIVARLQQSGPHGKPRRVAMVGDGINDAPALAQADVGIAMGSGTDVAMETADITLMRSDPRGVVQAIALSRATVRTIRWNLFWAFAYNVLLIPVAAGVFYPLTGWQLSPVLAAAAMAFSSVFVVTNSLRLRRVRMG, translated from the coding sequence ATGGCCGAGCGTGAAGTGATATTGCCAATCACCGGGATGACCTGTGCAAGCTGCTCGGCGCGGGTCGAGAAGGCGTTGCGTAAGGCACCGGGTGTGCTGGCTGCCGAGGTGAATCTGGCCGGTGAGCAGGCGCTGGTGCGCTACGATCCGGGGCTGGTTCAGCCCGAAGCGTTGCAGGCGGCGGTGGAGCAGGCCGGGTATGGGGTGGTTGTCGATGAGATCACGCTGGCGATCACCGGGATGACCTGTGCCAGTTGTTCGGCACGGGTCGAGAAGGCGTTGCGTAAGCTGCCGGGGGTGTTGGCGGCGGAAGTGAATCTGGCCAGTGAGCAGGCGCTGGTGCGTTATGTGCCGGGGATGGTTGAGCGCACCGATCTGGTGGCGGCGGTGGAGCAGGCCGGGTATGGGGTGATTTTGCCGTCTGCTACCGATGAGGCCGCTGAAGATGTGGAGGCGCGGGCACGTGAAGCAGAGATGACGGTGCGGCGGCGGCGATTGCTGGTTGGTGTGGTCTTTGGGCTGCCGCTCTTCGTGTTGTCGATGGCGCGTGATTTTGGTCTGATTGCCCCCTGGTTAATCGGTGAGGGGGCGGCGATGATGGCGACAATGCGTGATGCGGCTATGGGTGAGATTATGGCCATGGTCGCTGCCCGCGATGACCTGCTCAACTGGCTCTTTCTGGCGCTGGCGACACCGGTGCAGTTTTACTCCGGTCGCGATTTCTACCGGCATGCGTGGCGGGCATTGCGTGCCCGTACCGCCACTATGGATACGCTCATTGCCCTCGGTTCGTCGGCTGCCTATTTCTACAGTCTGGCAATGTTGCTCAGCGGTGCGCCCGGCCATGTCTATTTCGAGACGGCGGCATTGATCATTACGCTGATTCTGGTTGGGAAGTATCTGGAGGCGCGTGCGAAGGGGCAGACGAGTGCCGCGATTAAGGCGTTGATCGGGCTTCAGCCGAAGACCGCACGAGTGGTGCGGGGCGGTCAAGAAGTTGATGTGCCGCTCACCGAGGTGCGGGTAGGTGAGATGATTATTGTGCGACCGGGGGAGAAGATTCCGGTCGATGGGGTGATTGTCTCCGGTGAGTCGACGATTGATGAGAGTATGCTCACCGGTGAGAGTTTGCCGGTTGAGAAGCGCAGTGGCGATCCGGTCTTCGGGGCGACGATTAATCGCAGCGGTAGTTTTCAGATGCGGGCGACACGGATCGGTAAGGATTCGGCGCTGGCGCAGATTATTCGTCTCGTGCAAGAGGCGCAAGGCTCGAAAGCACCGGTACAGGCGCTGGTTGATCGGGTTTCTGCTGTCTTTGTGCCGATAGTGATTGTGATTGCGTTGATTACCTTTCTCGGCTGGTTGTGGGCCGGGGTGGGGTTGACCCAGGCGCTCATTTTTGCGGTGGCGGTGCTGGTGATTGCCTGTCCGTGTGCGTTGGGATTGGCCACGCCGACTGCAATTATGGTTGGCACCGGTACCGGTGCGTCACACGGTATTTTGATCCGCAATGCCGAGGCTCTGGAACGTGCGGCAAGTCTGCACGCGGTGGTGTTCGATAAGACCGGTACCATTACGCATGGTCGCCCCGCAGTGACCGATGTTGTGATGGTGGCCAGGCCGGTGCTGGCGCAGGGAACCCAGTCCGACGGCACGGGAGATCAGGTGTTGCTACAGATTGCGGCGGCGGCTGAGAGTCGCAGCGAGCATCCATTAGGGGTGGCAATTGTGAAGGCGGCGCAGGAGCGTGGTCTGGCTGTCGAGCGACCGACGCGCTTTCAGGCTGTCAGTGGTGCCGGGGTGGAAGCTGAGGTCGGTGGGCAGACTGTGCTGGTGGGAACGCTGCGCTGGTTGCGTGAGCGAGGGGTTGAGATACACGCTTTAGAGGCTATCGTCGATCAGTTGCAGAATGAAGGGAAAACCGCGATTGCGGTGGCCGTTGATAGTGAGGCGTGGGGTGTGATCGCGCTGGCCGATACGGTCAAACCAACCGCTGCGGAGGCGGTAGCAAAGCTGCATCAGGCCGGGATTGAGGTTGCGTTGCTGACCGGTGATAATCAGCGCACGGCAGCAGCGATAGCGGCGGCGGTCGGTATTCCGGCAACAGCCGTGTATGCTGAAGTGAAGCCGGATGAAAAGGCGGCGATTGTGGCTCGCTTGCAGCAGAGTGGGCCGCATGGCAAACCACGCCGGGTAGCGATGGTGGGTGATGGGATTAATGATGCGCCGGCGCTGGCCCAGGCTGACGTGGGGATTGCGATGGGGAGCGGTACCGATGTGGCGATGGAGACGGCGGATATTACGTTGATGCGCAGCGATCCGCGGGGCGTGGTGCAGGCAATTGCCCTCAGTCGCGCCACAGTACGCACCATTCGCTGGAATCTCTTCTGGGCGTTTGCCTACAATGTGTTGTTGATCCCGGTGGCGGCGGGTGTCTTCTACCCGTTGACCGGCTGGCAGTTAAGCCCGGTGCTGGCCGCGGCTGCAATGGCCTTCTCGTCGGTCTTTGTGGTGACTAATTCGCTCCGTCTGCGGCGTGTGCGGATGGGGTGA
- a CDS encoding heavy-metal-associated domain-containing protein, translating into MVTEQFRVPGVSCQHCVHAVRKEVSALQGVSQVEVDLSSKIVTVVHDDAVDITDIVSAIKEAGYEDVTPLGTAC; encoded by the coding sequence ATGGTAACTGAGCAATTCCGTGTTCCTGGGGTGTCGTGTCAGCACTGTGTGCACGCGGTGCGCAAGGAAGTCAGTGCTTTGCAGGGGGTCAGTCAGGTTGAGGTTGATCTGAGCAGTAAGATTGTGACCGTCGTTCACGATGATGCGGTCGATATTACCGATATTGTGTCTGCGATTAAGGAAGCGGGATACGAGGATGTAACGCCGTTGGGTACGGCTTGTTAG